CTTGTCTTGTCAGGTATAATACTTGTCAGGTACTTGAGAAAATATAGTATTTAATCACAAAAACTTGGTTCAACATTTCATTAGGATGCTTATGCTACAAAATTGCAGGTGTATGAAATTACCTCAGGAAGGTCAACAGGACTATTGGAACAACTAGGTTCGTCCATGTGatgttctgcaaaaaatgtgataataaaaacaaaaatagagccatatgaaatattttttggaaaatcagcCATGAtgtttctattaaaaaatgaaacaaaacacaacaaaataatttattgagaTCACAAAATGTactcgaaaattgtcaaagaAATCATAGTCAAGAATAGCTAATTCAGAGAATCAAATTAAGTAAATTggctttaaataaaaactaaaaattcataatatCATCTACTAACAACATTTTATCCTTTTgaggaattttggaaacaaatgGTGCAACGTGTAACAGGTGTAAATCTTTCTGCATTCTTTGTTGACGCTCCAGTAGGTCGACCATTCCAATCAGCTCAGCAAACTGACTCGGCCCGTCTTTTCTGTTTCGGAGGCAATGATCAAATAGAGCGTCGGCGTACTGTTCACGTTCCCTGCCAAGAATTTCTTGGGCGTGTTGCGAGAGGTCAGGCACCgctaaaaagtgaaattttccgTTTCTCGCAGAGTGTTTTAGTAatctttttattgaaaactactttttgccgtaatttattttttagattcgGTACCATATTTCTGACCAGATTCGGAAAAGTATTTGGCGATGTAAAGTTTCTAGTTGAAAAACATGTtgaaaacaatggaaaaagGTTTAGATAAAGGTTTCAGAAGTTGCTGggaaagttttctaaaaaattatggaaagattttgcaaagaaattgcaaaattgaacTTAGAAACATAATGGCAAAACTACAGAACTTATTTGAGACACTTCTAATAGTTTGCCAACATTCGTCCGAAAGTTTTCATCGAATGCCGGATAGCTTACCTGGATTACATAAACATATTGCTTTTAGCAAAACAAACTCCGTTTCCTGGATTTCACATCTTATTAATGGAGCAATTGACATAACTGTCTCCGCGTAAACCATTCCTCTGAAaggttaaaaattgattttgcaaatattttctttgcaaaCTCACTTCTTCATTGGTGCCAGTTTCCCATCTGGATGAATAATTGTATCATATTTTTTAGCAACAGTAAAATAAGAAATGTGTAAATTCATTAGAGCCAATGCAACATATCTCATCAAAACTAATCTGTCTCTTGAATCAAGTTgatgaaaaaacataaatgtTTTTGCATATTCTATGGATACCATCAAATCGTAGAGGATCCAACATTTCTGATCAGGGGAATATGCTGGGCCAGTTGGTTTTTTACCAAACTCCGGAATTTTCGGAGGACTCGATTGAGTTTTCAACGGCCACCCGGGCATTGGCTGAAAGTAAAGTATACAAATTAACCTATGTTGACAAAAACATACTCCAGATCTATCAGCAAGGCTAATTTTATTCTCTAACAAAAGAAATGCTTCTAGTCCGGGTAATGTGCTCCAGTGGGGATTGTATGCCGACATTCGGAATTTTGTTACCTTCCTTTCCAAATAGTTAAGCATATCCAccagtttttgcattttattttcaatgcaTGCAACATCCTTGATTACttgttttttctcgatttgaTGCTCAATATCTTCGCCACTATCATCGTCTGGATCTTTTGGGTTTGACTGATTTActctctttttcaattttttaaagttttcagctgTCGCTTCTTTTTCGTCAAGTAGCATTGCATTTGGATTCATTCCTTCTGATATACACTTCTCATAACGACATGCTCGACATTTCAGTGgaacttttctttttgtcAAGTTAAAACAGTCCCCGCCGGCTTtgcaaataaaacttttttccgagACGCACAATCTTCTAAAGAAAGTTTTGCATCCATTACAGGATGGTACATCGTAGTGGTATCCATTTGCAGTTTTTCCACAAATTGAACATTCGGATGGTCTCTGGTGACGTTGACGTGCTGGGGATTCCGATCTTGCTGTGCGGTTGGGctctttttgaattattgatgGAAGCTGTAAcacgataatttttgaaatgggcATGGAACCTGAACGTGAACAAgtaacatttcaattttttttttccaaatttcttatAAAATTAAAGGACTAATAATCCGCTTTTCAAGCGCTATGCACTCGGATCTGGCAGACAGGAACACTGctctgttttcaaaaaaaacccgtCAGAAATATGTGCATCAAAAtaagtaaattaaaaattcaaattaaaaaaacaacttttcactagaacattttttacgtttcttattttcaaagattatttttaaagtttccgagaactgaactttaaaaactttcaaaaatgcattcaTTTCTGTTTATTCTGTTTCTGAACTTCAGACCCTACCtcaggaaaatcaaaatctatAGAATCCACACTTGAAACCTTTGAACAACCAGGCGGCTCCATCTTGTACCTGCAAAAACGAAAAGTTTTGTTCCTGtacatgaaaattaaaataattgggTCGGTAGAATAGAAGGACAAAACAAAGGAGACTAGTGGTAGAACATGATGTCCTCTCGGAGAGATTCGACGTCACACCTCACCAAAACAGTCTCCAGGTTGAAAAGAAATACCCGTTGCATTAGATTCAAATCTTGTCTGTTATCGGTGGCCTAATCGGGATCTTCGGAGAGTCTGACTTGCGTGTAAATGATTGCATCGGCAAAAGTTGTGAAACATTGGGAGGCAACTATTATAGTAAATACACAGTTGGGCGGAATGGAGTTAAGAATTTgtataacatttaaaaatcgaagttACTGTGCAGAAAACGTAGTATTTTCATATTAATCTATTAACTCCAAAACTATAGTGCAATTTAAATACTAATAAACGTAGTAATGATTTGCTTCTCAACTTCAGAcccaaaatctaaaaagtttttgattcaaaagaACCCGCGAACGCTCGTATAAGTAGCTCACTTATCTTATCAAACCCCAACACGTTTCCGGATCTTTTCAAAGTTATGACGCATTTGCATCAATCAAAGGTcgtagaaaatcaaaatgtacGGAGAATTGCACGAGGTTTTATTATCAAttcgtaaaaaaatgttatctgATTCACTTTCTGTGCTGGATCAGCAGGAGACAAGTAATGGTTGACGCCCTGTTAAGAAGCATACGATGAAAAGTGTGCGAACGTATAATTAGGCAGCAGGTGGTATGTATATCTAGATTCTAGGCTTTGGGATTATGAAGGAACATAACTAATCGGATGGTTCGtgctttattttaatttttttagaagaaaatgttagaatatgaaaatatatattatttcCTATTAAACACTATCGGCGAGAGAAGAATATTTTATAATATATTTACGGACAGTCAGAATTTACAAGAAAGTTAGTTTAAAGTTGGTGTAAAATTTGTACTATTGCGACAAATCTTCATTGATAAACATTACATGAAGGTATCACTGAACGAAAATGCTTTAAATATAGATATTGAAAGTACCtttaactagaaaaataataaatttagaaaaaattaactttttttttctagaaatccccgaaaatattttatcaaacttTCACACTAAGCACATGCTAATATCTCGTTTCGGAGCATTTTGTTGGTCAGAGGACAATGTGAGAAAATGATGAAGAGACTCAGCGAAATGGGAGTACTCTGATGACATGGCAACAACTAGAGAACACGTGCACTCAGAGAATGGACAGACAGTGGGCGGAGGTTGAAAGGTGATGTAGATCAATTGCTTCGTTTGTTCTGGCCCTGATCAAAagtcaaatatttaaaataaacgaaaataAAACTGGGAAGATGTTTGCATTTCATAGGTTAATATGGAAGTGGATGGAATATGATGTACGCATAAACTGTCACTTACTGCAAAAATAGGCAAACGGATAAGATTACTTCACTTTTAGTTCTCTTGGCATTTTTCGGCCTTtctaaaaaccatttttatagactgaaaaggtttttaattgaaataaattgaaatttctaaaagttataaagtttatattttggtagaacaatattattttaaattgaaaaggCAAATTGAAGTTAGAGCAaatcaatgaatttttaagaCTATTAAAAATAAGGTTTTGTAAAAACATCACTTAAAAAATGGAACCGTTATGACGTTTAGTATCAAAGCCGTGCAACTTTATGTGctacaatttaaaattgaacgatcacataataaaatattcattccTTTATAAATATACACACAAATCATACGTGGCTCATGATCAAAAATGAGAATCCAACGTGGAAAAGGTTATGAAAAGGACATACAATGAGAGTGGAGAGACTTAGAAAAATAGGTCAACGaccaaaatgtttgaaaagagTGTGCAGACATAGAGGCAAATAGAAACTAAATATGAAAGCATACAACTTGGAAACTGAACATATAAAAGTTTCAGGCGAATTTTAGCAGTTAGCAGTTTTAGCAGTTAGGAGCAATACTTGATTACCGTGACGCTATATGCatagcttcttttttttccaaaagatatacttggaaacaaaaatttaaaagttccatTATGATTTCAAtagtttaaaaagttatctCGGCAAGACTTcgtattttcagaacaatctCAAACTTGTATAGCTGCTTCTTTTAAGATGATAGAGTATGCTACGAACAGATGATGTTTTGTTAAGACCatagcttcaaatttttatgaactttcTTGCTTCGAGTAATACAAAATGTCTAGACTTTTACAACAACAATGATATGTGAAATATAGAAGTTCCGAACCTACACAAAAcacgaaattgaaaatagttgcTCTACATGAACGATCATACTCATACATCATTATAATGCACTTGTTTACggttagaaattaaaaaaaaaagaactcaaGACAATCTCTGACTAATGAAATGATCTTATGCACTACTGCTTCTTGCTTTTCATTCGaagcaaatttttgttttcccgACAAAGATCAGTGTACTCCCTTcaagtaatatttttttgcaacctTTTGATGAAATGGCAGGGGATATTGTGCATTTGTTAGATTTTAGTCTTATTGTGTGGCAATCACTAGAGAGTACGACATTTGAGAGACGCAGAAGGAAAAAGGAGAATGACCAGGTCTTGCGAGTGACCAGTGGACAATGAGAAAACGGGTTTCACGTGTTCGATTTGCATGT
This is a stretch of genomic DNA from Caenorhabditis elegans chromosome V. It encodes these proteins:
- the nhr-168 gene encoding Nuclear Hormone Receptor family (Product from WormBase gene class nhr;~Confirmed by transcript evidence), whose translation is MEPPGCSKVSSVDSIDFDFPELPSIIQKEPNRTARSESPARQRHQRPSECSICGKTANGYHYDVPSCNGCKTFFRRLCVSEKSFICKAGGDCFNLTKRKVPLKCRACRYEKCISEGMNPNAMLLDEKEATAENFKKLKKRVNQSNPKDPDDDSGEDIEHQIEKKQVIKDVACIENKMQKLVDMLNYLERKPMPGWPLKTQSSPPKIPEFGKKPTGPAYSPDQKCWILYDLMVSIEYAKTFMFFHQLDSRDRLVLMRYVALALMNLHISYFTVAKKYDTIIHPDGKLAPMKKGMVYAETVMSIAPLIRCEIQETEFVLLKAICLCNPAVPDLSQHAQEILGREREQYADALFDHCLRNRKDGPSQFAELIGMVDLLERQQRMQKDLHLLHVAPFVSKIPQKDKMLLVDDIMNF
- the nhr-168 gene encoding Nuclear Hormone Receptor family (Product from WormBase gene class nhr;~Confirmed by transcript evidence) encodes the protein MEPPGCSKVSSVDSIDFDFPELPSIIQKEPNRTARSESPARQRHQRPSECSICGKTANGYHYDVPSCNGCKTFFRRLCVSEKSFICKAGGDCFNLTKRKVPLKCRACRYEKCISEGMNPNAMLLDEKEATAENFKKLKKRVNQSNPKDPDDDSGEDIEHQIEKKQVIKDVACIENKMQKLVDMLNYLERKVTKFRMSAYNPHWSTLPGLEAFLLLENKISLADRSGPMPGWPLKTQSSPPKIPEFGKKPTGPAYSPDQKCWILYDLMVSIEYAKTFMFFHQLDSRDRLVLMRYVALALMNLHISYFTVAKKYDTIIHPDGKLAPMKKGMVYAETVMSIAPLIRCEIQETEFVLLKAICLCNPAVPDLSQHAQEILGREREQYADALFDHCLRNRKDGPSQFAELIGMVDLLERQQRMQKDLHLLHVAPFVSKIPQKDKMLLVDDIMNF